A DNA window from Micromonospora sp. NBC_01739 contains the following coding sequences:
- the xylB gene encoding xylulokinase: MPLVAGVDSSTQSCKVVVRDAETGALVRQGRAPHPDGTEVDPEAWWSALQTAVEAAGGLADVAAVAVAGQQHGMVCLDEAGQVIRPALLWNDTRSAEAAADLVAEAGGGKFWAEAVGSVPVASFTVTKLRWLARHEPANADRVSAVCLPHDWLTWRLAGAPGLEALRTDRSDASGTGYWSPATGEYRPDLLERALGRVVRVPTVLGPAESAGRLDPAALPGAAEALLGPGAGDNAAAGFGVGAGSGDVLVSIGTSGTVFSIAETPAADAGGTVAGFADLTGRFLPLVATLNAARVLDAAAGMLRVGLDELADLALSAPPGAEGLVLVPYLEGERTPNRPTATGAVHGLTLRTSTPGHLARAAVEGMLCALADGLDALAAQGAQARRVILVGGGARSAAVRRIAAQVFGCPVVVPPPGEYVADGAARQAAWLALGTTEAPDWTPAGTREYAAEPVPAIRERYAQAREHHLDRSFHAGSTAGVG, translated from the coding sequence ATGCCGCTCGTCGCCGGGGTGGACTCCTCCACCCAGTCCTGCAAGGTGGTCGTCCGGGACGCGGAGACCGGTGCCCTGGTCCGCCAGGGCCGGGCCCCGCACCCGGACGGCACCGAGGTCGACCCGGAGGCCTGGTGGTCCGCCCTCCAGACGGCGGTCGAGGCCGCCGGTGGGCTGGCCGACGTCGCCGCGGTCGCCGTCGCCGGTCAGCAGCACGGCATGGTCTGCCTGGACGAGGCCGGGCAGGTGATCCGGCCGGCCCTGCTGTGGAACGACACCCGCTCGGCCGAGGCCGCCGCCGACCTGGTAGCCGAGGCCGGGGGCGGGAAGTTCTGGGCCGAGGCCGTGGGCAGTGTGCCGGTGGCCAGCTTCACGGTCACCAAGCTGCGGTGGCTGGCCCGACACGAGCCGGCCAACGCCGACCGGGTGTCGGCCGTCTGCCTGCCTCACGACTGGCTGACCTGGCGGCTGGCCGGTGCTCCCGGGCTGGAGGCCCTGCGTACCGATCGCAGTGATGCCAGCGGCACCGGCTACTGGTCGCCGGCCACCGGCGAGTACCGCCCCGACCTGCTGGAACGCGCACTGGGCCGAGTGGTGCGGGTACCCACCGTGCTGGGTCCGGCCGAGTCCGCCGGTCGACTGGACCCGGCCGCCCTGCCGGGTGCCGCCGAGGCCCTGCTCGGTCCCGGGGCGGGGGACAACGCCGCCGCCGGCTTCGGGGTGGGGGCGGGCTCCGGTGACGTGCTGGTCTCGATCGGCACCTCCGGCACGGTCTTCAGCATCGCGGAGACCCCGGCCGCCGACGCCGGCGGCACGGTAGCCGGGTTCGCCGACCTGACCGGCCGGTTCCTGCCCCTGGTCGCCACCCTCAACGCGGCCCGGGTGCTGGATGCCGCCGCCGGGATGCTGCGGGTCGGCCTGGACGAACTGGCCGACCTGGCGCTGTCCGCCCCGCCCGGGGCGGAGGGGCTGGTGCTGGTGCCGTACCTGGAGGGGGAGCGCACCCCCAACCGGCCGACGGCCACCGGGGCGGTGCACGGGTTGACCCTGCGGACCTCGACCCCGGGGCACCTGGCCCGGGCGGCCGTGGAGGGCATGCTCTGCGCCCTGGCGGACGGTCTGGACGCGCTGGCCGCCCAGGGGGCGCAGGCCCGCCGGGTGATCCTGGTCGGGGGTGGGGCCCGCTCCGCCGCCGTACGCCGGATCGCCGCCCAGGTCTTCGGCTGCCCGGTCGTCGTCCCCCCGCCGGGGGAGTACGTCGCCGACGGGGCCGCCCGCCAGGCCGCCTGGCTGGCCCTGGGCACCACGGAGGCCCCCGACTGGACCCCGGCCGGCACCCGGGAGTACGCCGCCGAACCGGTCCCGGCCATCCGGGAGCGCTACGCCCAGGCCCGCGAACACCACCTGGACCGGTCTTTCCACGCGGGAAGTACTGCCGGGGTTGGGTGA
- a CDS encoding type II toxin-antitoxin system HipA family toxin: MKLSEKFYAVLLHGERIGTLSQRGDFTRFLLNERYLHDSMRPVLGLRFEEALRSPYSSALRLPPWFSNLLPEGPLRQWIAAEREVSLDREMELLAQVGHDLPGAVQIISADGPDVETDWAARGLRSGQKKDSRIDSLWRFSLAGVALKFSMLAQGDRLTIPAVGDRGDWLVKFPDYVHPDVPQNEFAMMSMARMVGIEVPEIRLVHRDELAGLPVRMWPNAEEWAFAIKRFDRVAGRRSISIHIEDFAQVRDVYPDAKYQGSMETVAALAYRGRDVDALREFVRRLTFNILIGNGDAHLKNWSLIYPNGRIPRLSPAYDLVSTHLYRSLEDGPEDLGLRFDKTKRFDKIRISSFVNLEKRLGDRFGKVGADLGEVAAQTVQRVVDCWPACRLNMRYSAEFADAMDEWINKHACSLLNAQ, translated from the coding sequence ATGAAACTTTCTGAGAAGTTTTATGCTGTTCTGCTGCATGGCGAACGTATCGGGACCCTCAGCCAGCGAGGCGACTTCACGCGTTTTTTGCTAAATGAACGATACCTTCACGACTCCATGCGGCCGGTACTGGGTCTACGCTTCGAGGAGGCCCTCCGTAGCCCATACTCGTCTGCGCTTCGGTTACCTCCTTGGTTTTCTAATCTTCTTCCCGAGGGACCCTTAAGGCAGTGGATCGCGGCAGAACGTGAGGTGTCTTTGGATAGGGAAATGGAATTGCTTGCGCAAGTCGGCCATGACCTCCCAGGCGCGGTTCAAATCATTTCTGCAGACGGCCCTGATGTGGAGACAGACTGGGCGGCGAGGGGCTTACGTTCCGGACAGAAGAAGGACTCGAGAATAGATTCATTGTGGCGTTTCTCACTTGCTGGTGTGGCCTTGAAGTTTTCGATGCTTGCCCAAGGTGACCGGCTGACTATACCTGCGGTTGGTGATCGCGGCGATTGGCTTGTAAAGTTTCCCGACTATGTTCACCCGGATGTTCCGCAGAACGAATTCGCCATGATGTCCATGGCTCGGATGGTCGGTATCGAGGTGCCAGAGATTCGACTAGTCCATCGCGATGAGCTGGCAGGTTTGCCGGTTAGAATGTGGCCGAATGCCGAAGAATGGGCCTTCGCGATTAAACGATTCGATCGGGTGGCCGGGCGTCGTTCGATTTCGATTCATATCGAGGACTTCGCCCAGGTTCGTGATGTGTACCCGGATGCCAAGTATCAAGGATCGATGGAAACTGTAGCCGCACTTGCTTATCGCGGTCGCGACGTGGACGCTTTGCGTGAATTTGTGCGACGATTAACCTTCAATATTCTTATCGGAAATGGCGACGCTCACCTCAAAAACTGGTCCCTAATCTACCCCAACGGGCGGATTCCAAGGCTTTCGCCCGCATACGATCTTGTCTCGACACACTTGTATAGATCATTGGAGGATGGGCCAGAGGACTTGGGATTGAGGTTCGATAAAACTAAGCGCTTCGACAAGATTCGAATTTCTTCTTTCGTTAACCTGGAGAAGCGGTTAGGGGACCGATTCGGGAAGGTCGGTGCGGATCTGGGTGAAGTTGCGGCCCAAACCGTGCAGAGAGTGGTGGATTGCTGGCCGGCCTGTCGACTGAACATGCGCTATTCGGCCGAATTTGCCGACGCCATGGATGAGTGGATCAATAAGCATGCTTGTAGTCTGCTGAATGCGCAGTGA
- a CDS encoding PP2C family protein-serine/threonine phosphatase, protein MSDPVDQARTVLTAAPADLLLSRIRELLDQRYGMVEVDLLQVDYRLAALLPLTAGEAVTEPGHPAWRCFDHQSPMYVEGTAYLPVSMRGERRGVLRVRPVADESLLPELAEIGTALAHELTAVDPGTDVYRIARRTRRLTLAAEMQWELLPGRSRMRPSFSLAGQLEPAYAVRGDSFDWSDDGNRVWTATINGMGSGVAASMLTTLATCALRNARRAGISLADQAALADQAIYALHRGEQYLATLLIEVDLHSGLLTAVDAGSPRLVLLRAGEVRVQSLEEQFPLGMFEGSHYREQHLQLEPGDRLFMISDGVLDATGQEVRYGQSALDRMLRRTAPMSPLDAVRALLGDLRAFVSADLTDDAVIVCLDWYGPQP, encoded by the coding sequence ATGAGCGATCCGGTCGATCAAGCCCGCACCGTGCTCACCGCCGCCCCCGCGGATCTCCTGCTGAGCCGGATCAGAGAGCTGCTCGACCAGCGGTACGGCATGGTGGAGGTCGACCTGCTCCAGGTCGACTACCGGCTGGCCGCCCTGCTGCCGCTCACCGCCGGGGAGGCGGTGACCGAACCGGGCCACCCGGCCTGGCGGTGCTTCGACCACCAGAGCCCGATGTACGTCGAGGGCACGGCCTATCTGCCGGTCAGCATGCGCGGCGAACGACGTGGCGTGCTGCGGGTGCGGCCGGTCGCGGACGAGAGCCTGCTGCCGGAGCTGGCCGAGATCGGCACCGCCCTGGCCCACGAGCTGACCGCGGTGGACCCCGGCACGGACGTCTACCGCATCGCCCGGCGTACCCGGCGGCTCACCCTCGCCGCCGAGATGCAGTGGGAACTGCTGCCGGGCCGCAGCCGGATGCGGCCCTCCTTCAGCCTGGCCGGGCAGTTGGAACCGGCGTACGCGGTGCGCGGGGACAGCTTCGACTGGTCCGACGACGGCAACCGGGTGTGGACCGCCACCATCAACGGCATGGGCTCGGGGGTCGCCGCCTCGATGCTCACCACCCTGGCCACCTGCGCCCTGCGCAACGCCCGCCGGGCCGGCATCTCCCTGGCCGATCAGGCCGCCCTGGCCGACCAGGCGATCTACGCCCTGCACCGGGGCGAGCAGTACCTGGCCACCCTGCTGATCGAGGTGGATCTGCACAGTGGACTGCTCACCGCGGTCGACGCGGGCTCTCCCCGGCTCGTCCTGCTCCGGGCCGGCGAGGTCAGGGTGCAGTCGTTGGAGGAGCAGTTCCCGCTGGGCATGTTCGAGGGGTCGCACTATCGCGAGCAGCACCTCCAACTGGAGCCCGGTGACCGCCTCTTCATGATCAGCGACGGGGTGCTCGACGCCACCGGGCAGGAGGTCCGTTACGGGCAGAGCGCGCTGGATCGGATGCTGCGTCGTACCGCCCCGATGAGCCCGCTGGACGCGGTCCGGGCCCTCCTGGGGGACCTGCGGGCCTTCGTCTCGGCCGATCTCACCGACGACGCGGTGATCGTCTGCCTGGACTGGTACGGGCCCCAGCCGTGA
- a CDS encoding DUF262 domain-containing protein — protein MSTARLDTQPSAATYDLEDLITEAWNGGIRVPHFQRDFRWGLQDVIRLFDSIVRGYPVGSLLLWVRRSPAQEITLGSLSISAPASDNALWVVDGQQRITSLANALHPEGNRNSPFNIVYDLRSQEFAPQPTMIEPRFIPLPVLFDLDKLLDWFAGPGQAVAEFFPEARRIAKLLRQFKVPAYLVKQDDEEILTDIFDRMNNYGKRLSRAEIFSALFAGPEDGAQDRLSISRIAERIAARTGFGTIDDDTVLAAILARRGPDPTREIRNEFDDTRRRYGAEFPGEDRDTAYAEGEQALVRAINFLQNVAGVPHLSLLAYRSLLVVFARFFAHFPNPKERNLQLLRRVYWRVAVSGPAVFKGSFTQISRALSSRIRPGDELASVRGLIATMDEARPSMPNPERFKANEAGAKIILCSWWDLQPRSPVTGVPYGAQELTVLLADQSTAAAAVRRIFPRGLSLEQQLWSANRIFVPSATDPVDDIVSLLAQQPVNLDDATWEAVLGSFSVDRQIVRQLGFGDRDSFLNGRQELINRQLRAFLQRMAEWDYEDTPSLDSMEFDDLDELKDAQDETF, from the coding sequence TTGAGTACTGCCAGGCTTGACACGCAGCCAAGCGCAGCGACCTACGATCTTGAGGACCTGATCACCGAGGCTTGGAACGGTGGTATTCGCGTCCCTCACTTTCAGCGTGACTTCCGTTGGGGCCTGCAAGATGTTATAAGGCTTTTTGATAGTATAGTTCGAGGCTATCCTGTTGGTAGTTTGTTGCTCTGGGTAAGGAGATCCCCTGCGCAAGAAATCACCCTTGGCTCCCTAAGTATCTCCGCGCCAGCCTCGGACAACGCCCTTTGGGTGGTTGATGGCCAGCAGCGAATTACTAGTCTGGCCAATGCCCTTCATCCTGAAGGTAATAGGAATTCGCCTTTCAATATTGTTTATGATCTCCGGTCGCAAGAGTTTGCTCCGCAGCCGACGATGATCGAGCCTCGGTTTATTCCTTTGCCCGTGCTCTTTGATTTAGACAAGCTATTGGATTGGTTTGCGGGGCCAGGGCAAGCGGTAGCTGAGTTCTTTCCGGAAGCACGTCGAATCGCAAAGCTGCTGCGTCAGTTCAAGGTCCCCGCCTACTTGGTCAAGCAAGATGACGAAGAGATTTTGACTGACATTTTTGACCGCATGAACAACTACGGTAAACGGCTGAGTCGAGCAGAGATCTTCTCGGCGCTCTTTGCCGGACCGGAGGATGGGGCCCAGGACAGGCTTTCGATTAGCCGTATCGCAGAGCGTATCGCTGCGCGTACGGGATTCGGAACTATCGACGACGACACAGTTCTCGCTGCGATTCTCGCTCGACGAGGCCCTGACCCCACAAGGGAGATCCGCAACGAGTTTGACGACACGAGACGCCGATACGGTGCTGAGTTTCCTGGTGAGGATCGAGACACTGCTTATGCAGAGGGCGAGCAGGCTCTCGTTAGAGCGATTAACTTCCTGCAAAATGTCGCCGGAGTTCCGCACCTTTCATTGCTGGCCTACAGATCTCTGCTGGTTGTGTTTGCCCGCTTCTTTGCTCATTTTCCGAATCCTAAGGAACGAAATCTGCAGCTGTTGCGGCGTGTCTACTGGCGCGTTGCGGTCTCCGGACCGGCTGTCTTCAAAGGAAGCTTCACTCAGATTAGTCGAGCGCTTTCGTCGCGCATTCGTCCCGGCGACGAGTTGGCGTCTGTCCGTGGTCTGATTGCCACCATGGATGAAGCTCGTCCTTCGATGCCCAATCCGGAGCGATTTAAGGCTAACGAGGCTGGAGCAAAGATCATACTTTGTTCGTGGTGGGATTTGCAGCCTCGATCCCCCGTTACCGGCGTTCCGTATGGTGCCCAGGAACTCACGGTGTTACTTGCGGATCAATCTACTGCCGCCGCTGCAGTAAGGCGCATTTTTCCCCGTGGCCTTTCTCTGGAGCAGCAGTTGTGGTCTGCTAATAGAATCTTTGTTCCAAGTGCAACTGACCCAGTTGACGACATCGTCAGTCTGCTAGCACAGCAGCCCGTGAATCTTGATGACGCTACCTGGGAAGCGGTGCTGGGATCATTCTCTGTAGATCGCCAGATCGTGCGTCAGCTCGGCTTCGGTGACCGGGATTCATTCCTCAACGGACGTCAGGAGTTGATTAACCGGCAGCTGCGAGCATTCCTTCAGCGAATGGCAGAATGGGACTACGAGGATACCCCATCGTTAGATTCGATGGAGTTCGATGACCTTGACGAGCTGAAAGATGCTCAGGATGAAACTTTCTGA
- the xylA gene encoding xylose isomerase — protein sequence MAPRPTPADKFSFGLWTVGWQGRDPFGHATRTAIDPVESVHRLAELGAYGVTFHDDDLIPFGSDAATRDAQIARFRKALDETGLVVPMVTTDLFQQPVFKDGGFTSNDREVRRYALRKVLRNIDLAAELGAKTFVMWGGREGGEYDVAKDVQAALERYREAVDLLCQYVIDRGYDLRFALEPKPNEPRGDILLPTVGHALAFISTLAHPERVGLNPEVGHEQMAGLNFVHGIAQALWQGKLFHIDLNGQRGVKYDQDLVFGHGDLLNAFALVDLLEHGGPAGGPAYEGPRHFDYKPSRTEDIDGVWASAAANMRTYLLLKERAAAFRADPEVAEALAASKVAELAVPTLGEGEGYAELLADTTAFEEFDVEAVAARGFGFVRLNQLAVEHLLGAR from the coding sequence ATGGCACCCCGTCCCACCCCCGCCGACAAGTTCTCCTTCGGGCTCTGGACGGTCGGCTGGCAGGGCCGCGACCCGTTCGGCCACGCCACCCGTACCGCCATCGATCCGGTGGAGTCGGTGCACCGGCTCGCCGAGCTGGGCGCGTACGGGGTGACCTTCCACGACGACGACCTCATCCCCTTCGGTTCGGACGCGGCCACTCGGGACGCCCAGATCGCCCGGTTCCGCAAGGCCCTGGACGAGACCGGCCTGGTGGTGCCGATGGTCACCACGGACCTCTTCCAGCAGCCGGTGTTCAAGGACGGCGGGTTCACCAGCAACGACCGTGAGGTGCGGCGGTACGCCCTGCGCAAGGTGCTGCGCAACATCGACCTGGCCGCCGAACTGGGCGCCAAGACCTTCGTCATGTGGGGCGGCCGGGAAGGTGGCGAGTACGACGTCGCCAAGGACGTCCAGGCGGCCCTGGAGCGCTACCGCGAGGCGGTCGACCTGCTCTGCCAGTACGTCATCGACCGGGGCTACGACCTGCGCTTCGCCCTGGAGCCCAAGCCGAACGAGCCGCGCGGCGACATCCTGCTGCCCACGGTCGGGCACGCCCTGGCCTTCATCTCCACCCTCGCCCACCCCGAGCGGGTCGGGCTGAACCCGGAGGTCGGCCACGAGCAGATGGCCGGGCTCAACTTCGTCCACGGCATCGCCCAGGCCCTCTGGCAGGGCAAGCTGTTCCACATCGACCTCAACGGCCAGCGGGGCGTCAAGTACGACCAGGACCTGGTCTTCGGCCACGGTGACCTGCTCAACGCCTTCGCCCTGGTCGACCTGCTGGAGCACGGTGGCCCGGCCGGGGGTCCCGCCTACGAGGGGCCGCGGCACTTCGACTACAAGCCCTCCCGCACGGAGGACATCGACGGGGTGTGGGCCTCCGCGGCGGCCAACATGCGCACCTACCTGCTGCTCAAGGAGCGGGCCGCGGCCTTCCGGGCCGACCCGGAGGTGGCCGAGGCGCTGGCCGCCAGCAAGGTCGCCGAGCTGGCCGTGCCGACCCTCGGCGAGGGCGAGGGCTACGCCGAGCTGCTCGCCGACACCACCGCCTTCGAGGAGTTCGACGTCGAGGCCGTGGCCGCCCGTGGCTTCGGTTTCGTCCGGCTCAACCAGCTCGCCGTCGAGCACCTGCTCGGCGCCCGCTGA
- a CDS encoding MarR family winged helix-turn-helix transcriptional regulator, whose protein sequence is MSMAAEVDVAAGALLTVWDGARERTANRISTAQLRAVMLVERQDGINLRRLAAGLDMLLSSASRLCDRLVAAGMLEREPGRADRREISLHLTAEARSLLTELREDRRQHLAAILGDMTPEGRTALLRGLQEFDEVARARVVRPVSSLVPQPEEPGSAHCGEVREVVDTPLSWSNGDTPVSRTA, encoded by the coding sequence ATGAGTATGGCTGCCGAGGTGGATGTCGCGGCGGGCGCCCTGCTGACCGTCTGGGACGGTGCCCGGGAGCGCACAGCGAACCGCATCTCCACCGCCCAGCTTCGTGCCGTGATGCTCGTCGAGCGGCAGGACGGGATCAACCTTCGCCGGCTGGCGGCCGGGTTGGACATGTTACTTTCCTCGGCCAGTCGCCTCTGCGACCGGCTGGTCGCCGCCGGGATGCTGGAGCGTGAGCCCGGCCGGGCGGACCGGCGGGAGATCTCCCTGCACCTGACCGCCGAGGCCCGCAGCCTCCTGACCGAGCTGCGCGAGGACCGTCGGCAGCACCTGGCCGCGATCCTGGGCGACATGACCCCGGAGGGGCGTACGGCCCTGCTGCGAGGTCTCCAGGAGTTCGACGAGGTGGCCCGGGCGCGGGTGGTCCGGCCGGTGTCCTCGCTGGTGCCGCAGCCGGAGGAGCCGGGCTCCGCGCACTGCGGGGAGGTCCGCGAGGTCGTCGACACTCCGCTGAGCTGGTCGAACGGGGACACCCCGGTCTCCCGTACGGCCTGA
- a CDS encoding SpoIIE family protein phosphatase: MTSTREGRVAGPARRDKASQGRAERPEPADRLDLAGEVLDGLAEAVLTVDGDGLVSTANAAARRLLPELGPGTDLATCAVPALATATAAGHPYFEGEHRSRRLRGVRRALPAGRCVWYVRDVTEEWGDTKALRAERRRTAFLADAGRRLGLALHRDQALRAAATLPVPYLADLALVVHLPPVPAEQRPHWIRYTEGQPGPVTGDSDWSLTTALPGLAEALDGGCPAPGPWSVAAQQDLDPVFAADLDREATLLVSPMPGAGRTVGALVLLRHPGRTGFDPRDVELAREFAARAGAALTMAELYDEQAHLARVLQNSLLPPELPRVAGLEVAGGYRAAGDSLRIGGDFYDLLPSEGGVLFALGDVCGKGVGAAVLTGRVRQSLQTLRLVEQQPLKLLRLLDRALLDMPDAARRSQFTTLLLGSLSQDPEGGLRVRVAGGGHPAPLVVDPDGTVTRVPVGGMPVGALPEARFTEVELRLPPGAVLFTHTDGVTEARGGPHGAEMFGERRLHQALASGAGLPPSALVERVLRLVDEWSAGQRHDDVAMLAVTPRKPD, translated from the coding sequence ATGACCAGCACTCGTGAGGGCCGAGTCGCCGGCCCCGCCCGCCGTGACAAGGCCAGCCAGGGCAGGGCGGAGCGACCGGAGCCGGCCGACCGCCTGGACCTGGCCGGTGAAGTTCTCGACGGGCTGGCCGAGGCGGTGCTGACCGTCGACGGCGACGGGCTGGTCAGCACCGCGAACGCGGCCGCCAGGAGACTGCTGCCCGAGCTGGGCCCCGGCACCGATCTGGCCACCTGCGCGGTGCCGGCACTGGCGACCGCGACCGCCGCCGGGCACCCCTACTTCGAGGGTGAACACCGCAGCCGACGCCTTCGCGGGGTACGCCGGGCCCTGCCCGCCGGCCGTTGCGTCTGGTACGTGCGGGACGTCACCGAGGAGTGGGGCGACACCAAGGCGCTGCGCGCCGAACGCCGTCGTACCGCCTTCCTCGCCGACGCGGGTCGGCGCCTGGGCCTGGCGCTGCACCGCGACCAGGCGCTGCGCGCCGCCGCCACCCTCCCGGTGCCCTACCTGGCGGACCTGGCCCTGGTCGTACACCTGCCGCCGGTTCCCGCCGAGCAACGGCCGCACTGGATCCGATACACCGAGGGGCAGCCCGGCCCGGTGACCGGGGATTCCGACTGGAGTCTGACCACAGCCCTGCCCGGGCTCGCCGAGGCCCTGGACGGCGGATGCCCAGCGCCCGGCCCCTGGTCGGTGGCGGCGCAGCAGGACCTGGACCCGGTCTTCGCCGCCGACCTCGACCGGGAGGCGACCCTGCTGGTCAGCCCGATGCCGGGGGCCGGCCGGACGGTCGGGGCCCTGGTGCTGCTGCGACACCCCGGGCGTACCGGCTTCGACCCCCGGGATGTCGAGCTGGCCCGTGAGTTCGCCGCCCGGGCGGGCGCCGCCCTGACCATGGCCGAGTTGTACGACGAGCAGGCCCACCTGGCCCGGGTGCTGCAGAACAGCCTGCTGCCGCCGGAGCTGCCCCGGGTGGCCGGGCTGGAGGTCGCGGGGGGTTACCGTGCCGCCGGGGACAGCCTGCGGATCGGGGGCGACTTCTACGACCTCCTACCCTCCGAGGGCGGGGTGTTGTTCGCCCTGGGTGACGTCTGCGGCAAGGGGGTCGGCGCGGCCGTGCTGACCGGCCGGGTACGGCAGTCCCTGCAGACCCTGCGGCTGGTGGAACAGCAGCCGTTGAAGCTGCTGCGGCTGCTCGACCGGGCCCTGCTGGACATGCCGGACGCCGCCCGACGCAGCCAGTTCACCACCCTGCTGCTGGGCAGCCTGAGCCAGGATCCCGAGGGCGGCCTGCGGGTCCGGGTCGCCGGGGGCGGGCATCCGGCGCCCCTGGTGGTCGACCCCGACGGCACGGTGACCCGGGTACCGGTGGGTGGAATGCCGGTGGGGGCCCTGCCGGAGGCCCGGTTCACCGAGGTCGAACTGCGGCTGCCGCCCGGTGCGGTGCTGTTCACCCACACCGACGGGGTCACCGAGGCGCGCGGCGGGCCGCACGGTGCGGAGATGTTCGGCGAGCGACGGCTGCACCAGGCCCTCGCCTCCGGTGCCGGGCTGCCGCCCAGCGCCCTGGTCGAGCGGGTGCTGCGCCTGGTCGACGAATGGTCCGCCGGGCAACGGCACGACGACGTGGCGATGCTGGCGGTGACCCCCCGAAAGCCCGACTGA
- a CDS encoding ROK family protein, producing the protein MVVMWQCQEVIPSAAPAGAVRQGSLRELNLALVLGRIAAAPRPPSRASLAAETGLTRATVSAVVEDLVAGRLVTEAEPQPRTGAGRPARGLVLAGDGPAGLGLEVNVDYLAACVVDLTGEVRHHSVHRADLRPISPADALSRLVRLATEARAAAEAQGLILAGAALGVPGLVDDAGLVRLAPNLGWRDVPVPELLAGHPPLTEMIDGVPPLVVDNEANLAALSELHAGAGPGSFLHISGEVGIGAGIVLDGALYRGARGWSGEIGHIPVRPDGPACRCGGRGCLEQYAGQESILAAAGLAGADLPADTAPNRLAELAEAGDAQVLRALHEAGTALGVTVSSVVNLLDLDTVVLGGGYAPLAPWLRPPMLAEIDRRVLTAAWSPVTVRPATLGATAAVVGAAGSVVRRIIARPVAWLARL; encoded by the coding sequence ATGGTGGTGATGTGGCAGTGTCAAGAGGTGATCCCCTCCGCAGCCCCGGCCGGCGCGGTGCGCCAGGGCAGCCTCCGCGAACTGAACCTGGCCCTCGTGCTCGGCCGGATCGCCGCCGCCCCCCGACCCCCCTCACGGGCCTCGCTGGCGGCCGAGACCGGCCTGACCCGGGCCACGGTCTCCGCCGTGGTGGAGGACCTGGTCGCCGGGCGACTGGTCACCGAGGCGGAGCCCCAGCCGCGTACCGGGGCCGGCCGACCGGCTCGTGGTCTGGTGCTGGCCGGTGACGGCCCGGCCGGGTTGGGGCTGGAGGTCAATGTCGACTATCTGGCCGCCTGCGTCGTGGACCTCACCGGCGAGGTCCGGCACCACAGCGTGCACCGCGCCGATCTGCGGCCGATCTCCCCCGCCGACGCGCTGAGCCGGCTGGTGCGGCTGGCCACCGAGGCCCGGGCCGCCGCCGAGGCGCAGGGCCTCATCCTGGCCGGCGCCGCCCTGGGGGTGCCCGGTCTGGTCGACGACGCCGGGCTGGTCCGCCTGGCCCCCAACCTGGGCTGGCGTGACGTGCCGGTGCCCGAACTGCTGGCCGGGCATCCCCCGCTGACCGAGATGATCGACGGGGTGCCGCCGCTGGTGGTGGACAACGAGGCCAACCTGGCCGCGCTGAGCGAGTTGCACGCCGGCGCCGGTCCGGGCAGCTTCCTGCACATCTCCGGTGAGGTCGGCATCGGCGCCGGCATCGTGCTCGACGGTGCCCTGTACCGGGGGGCCCGGGGTTGGAGCGGGGAGATCGGCCACATCCCGGTACGCCCGGACGGGCCCGCCTGCCGGTGCGGGGGCCGGGGCTGCCTGGAGCAGTACGCCGGCCAGGAGTCGATCCTCGCGGCGGCCGGCCTGGCCGGGGCGGACCTGCCGGCCGACACCGCCCCGAACCGGCTGGCCGAGCTGGCCGAGGCGGGCGACGCGCAGGTGCTGCGGGCCCTGCACGAGGCCGGAACGGCCCTCGGGGTGACCGTGTCCAGTGTGGTCAACCTGCTGGACCTGGACACGGTGGTGCTCGGCGGCGGCTACGCCCCCCTGGCTCCCTGGCTGCGCCCGCCAATGCTCGCGGAGATCGACCGCCGGGTGCTGACCGCGGCCTGGTCCCCGGTGACCGTCCGGCCGGCGACCCTCGGGGCCACGGCCGCCGTCGTCGGCGCGGCCGGTTCGGTGGTACGCCGGATCATCGCCCGGCCGGTGGCCTGGTTGGCCCGGCTGTAG